The Labilibaculum sp. sequence TGAATAACCGCTCGCTGACTTTGATAAACAGAACTGAGGCCAGGGCTGAGGCACTTGCCGGTAAGTTTAATGTAAAGCATCAGCCTGTTAGTGAGTTAGTTGAAGAAGTGAATAAGGCAGAGGTTATTATTGTTGCTACCGGGGCTCCGCAACCGACCTTATTGCCTGAACATTTTAATGGGAGTGATCAATGTAAATTGATTTTGGATCTTTCTGTTCCTAGAAATGTTCATCCCGAAATAGATAAGTTAGATCATGTTTTGGTGATTACTGTTGATGAATTATCGAAACACATATCGGATGCTATTCAGCAAAGAAAAGATTGTATTCCTCAGGCAGAAGGTATTATTTACGGATCGATTAGCGAATTTTACAGTTGGCTTGAGGTTAAATATTTGTCTCCTGTTATTATTGCTTTAAAAGAAAATTTACAGAAAGTTCAACGGAAAGAGTTGGATTATCACAAAAATAAATTAACAGATGATGAGCTGAAAAAAGTGGAGCACATCACCAGTAACATTGTGAATAAGATTGCCAGAGCATGTATCAATCACTTAAAAGATCATCACAAAAAGCAATCTAGTCCAATGGAAACAATAGATATGATTTTTAAAGATATGGACTCGTAAAGCTTTGCAAGCTTTCGATAAAAAGCTATATAAACCTTGTTTTATATGGCTTTTTTATTTTAGCTATAATTAAATTTATAAACTTCCTGAAAACATAAGACTATGATTTCTAAAATGAAAATAGTTGTTGCCACTCGTCCTAGTTTACTAGCTTACACGCAAACCATGCAAACTGTGGAATTATTGAGAAATGCCAATCCTGAAATTGAATTCGAAGTGAAAAAATTCAGCACCCAAGGCGATCGGGTGTTAAATCGTTCCTTAACAGAATTTGGTGGTACTGGTGTGTTTGTAAAGGAATTAGAACATGCTTTGTTAGAAAACGAAGCTGATATTGCAATTCATAGTTTAAAAGATGTTCCCAGTGCACATCCGGCAGGTTTGCAATTGGCCGCATTTCCCGAACGGGAAGATGCACGCGATGTTTTTTTGACTCGTGACGGCAGTTCCATTGAAGATATGCCGGAAGGATTTGTATTAGGAACCGGAAGTCCGAGAAGAAGGGTTCAATTTGCTAATCTCCGTAAGGATATCGAATTTAAAGAAATCAGAGGAAACATTGATAGTCGTTTTCAAAAACTTATGCTTGGTGAATACGATGCAATTATTTTAGCCGCTGCAGGCTTAAACCGTATGGGTAAAGAATATGATGAGAATTTGCTCATGGATATTGATTTATGTATTCCCGCTATTGGACAAGGTGCTATTGCAATTGAGTGCAGAAGTAACGATCCTGAAACCATTGCAATACTTCAAAAAGTAAATCATCGTGATACCGAAATTGCAGTTAAAGCCGAGCGGGCATTTATGGCGGAAATAGAAGGAGGTTGTAAATTTCCTTTGGCTGCACATGCCGTTGTTTCAGACAATATTTTGAACATGGTTGCCATTGTGGGTGATTTAAAAACAAATCAATTCATTGTAGAAGGAATTGAAGTTTCTGTTGATGAATCTGCAGAAAATGCGAAACAATTAGCCATTAAGATGAAAACAATCTGTAAAGAAAAAGGAATAAATTTCTATCTTTAATTTTCTGAAAATAATTCATCAAAAGGTTTGTTATTTTTAATTTGACATCTAGATTTATTCATAAAATACAAAAAATACAACATTATGAGTTTAAGACCTCTTTTTCCAGATACCCGATTGAGAAGATTGCGCTATAGCAAAGTAGTTCGTAACATGGTTGCCGAAACATCTCTTTCGGTAGATAATTTAATTATGCCTCTTTTCGTTTGTCCTGGAGAAAATGTTCAAAATCCAATTAAAAGCATGCCGGGAAACGATCAGTTATCTGTAGACATGTTAGTAAAGAAATGTGGTGAGTTATTGGAGTCGGGCGTAAAATCAGTATTGCTTTTTGGTATTCCGGAATCGAAAGATGAAGATGGAACTGTTGCAACTCACGAGCATGGTATCGTGCAAAAAGCAACTCGTGCAATCAAGGAAACTTATCCTGAAATGTATATTATTGCCGATATCTGTAACTGTGAATACACAACTCACGGTCATTGTGGAACGATTGTCGATGGTGATGTTGATAACGATCAAACATTGGTTACATTGGCAGCACAGGCTGTTTCTTTGGCTGAAGCAGGAGTTGATATGGTTGCGCCAAGCGACATGATGGATGGTCGAATTGGATATATGAGAAAAGCTTTAGACGAAAATTGCTTCGAGAAAATGCCGATAATGGCTTATTCTGCAAAATATGCATCTGGATTTTACGGTCCGTTTAGAGATGCTGCTGATAGTGCACCACAATTTGGCGACAGATCAACTTACCAAATGGATCCTAGAAATAGTGACGAAGCCATTCGTGAGGTTGAGATGGATATTGCAGAAGGAGCTGATATCGTTATGGTAAAACCTGCATTAAGTTACCTTGATGTGATTTACAGAGTGAAAAATGAATTTAATGTTCCTGTTGCAGCTTATAATGTAAGTGGTGAATTTTCAATGGTGAAAGCTGCTGAAGCCAACGATTGGATTGATGGAAAGCGTGTAATGATGGAAATTATGACTTCAATTAGAAGAGCTGGAGCAGATATCATTATTACTTATCACGCCAAAGAAGTGGCCGATATTTTAAATGGCAAGATGTAATCTACCGGCGGGTATTTATTTAAATCGATGGCAGATTTTTTACGTTTACTATTATAATTACTACAAACTATTTACCGATTACAGCATATGAGTCAATCAATTTTTTTAGATACGATTAACGGAATTAAGAGAGAGAGACCACCGGTGTGGTTCATGCGTCAGGCTGGCAGGGTACTTCCTTCCTACATGAAATTGCGTGAGAAATATGGTTTCAAAGAAATGATGGAGAATCCGGAATTGGCTGCTCAGGTTACTTTGTTACCGATTCATGATTTGGGCGTTGATGCTGCAATTTTATTTTCTGATATTTTGGTGATTCCTGAAGCTTTAGGAATGGAGTTGAGTTTTGAGGGAAAAGGTCCGAGTTTTGCAACGGCATTAAAAGATGTTGCGGATCCGCTGTCATTTTTAAGTGAAAAACCTGAAAAACTAGAGCATATTTATAAAGCAATTGATCGTATTTTAGAAACTAAACCTGCAGATATTCCTTTAATTGGATTTTGTGGAGGTCCTTTAACTACTTTGTGTTATATGTATCAAGGTTTCAGTCGGAATCAGAATTTCCCTGATTTTGTTCCTGCGATCTACCGTGATAAAGCACTAATGAAGAAGGTTGTTGCTAAAATTACAGAGATGAGCATTCATTATGCGTTAAAACAAGTTGAACATGGTGTTAAAGCATTTCAATTATTTGAAACTCATGCTGGATTGATTCCTGTTGAATTGTATAAAGAAGTGTTTTTACCATCGGTTAAAGCTATTTTAGGCGCGGTTCGTGAAACAGGAGTGAAAACCATCTACCTGCCAAAAGGCTTGGGTACCGGTATTAATATGGTAAATTACGATTTGTGTGATTGTGTTAGTGTTGATTGGCAAATGCCATTGCATGAGGTGAGAGGAATTGTAGGTGAGGAGATGATTCTGCAAGGAAACTTTGATCCTCGTATTTTGGAAGCTACACCACAGGCTATCGATCAGGAATTTGAGTATTTCCTGAATTACGGACGTAAAGACCATAAATGGATTTTCAATTTGGGACATGGTTTATTGCCATCAATACCAGTTGAAAATGTGGAGTATCTTGTGAAAAAAGTAAAAGAATCTGATTGGGGAAGATAAAATTTTCAATTAAAAATATAGAATGAGGTGTCAGTATTGGCACCTCATTTTTATTTTAACTGGAATTAGATTATTTAAATTCAAATAATGATATAGATAGGTATATATCAGCAGTTAATTTCAATATAAATTAATTTTATGTTGAAAAAAATGTTGACATTTTAGGAATGTAGTTTGAGGAGTTTTACTTTTGCGATCGAAATCAATAAAATAGAATTACAATGACAGATTACACAAAAATGTGGACTGATCTTGGCTTAGACCTTGATAATCATGATGCTTTACTAGAGAATTTAGGTGGAGCGTACCAATCCATTTTTATGTCGCAGGAGCATCGTCCTGAGGCAATGGGATATTTCGATTTTGTGATGAGCGAAGCTCACGGGTTAAGAATTCAGGAGTTGCGTGATGAGCAGAAGGCAGGGCGAAAGATAATTGGTTCTTTTTGTGTTTTTGTACCTGAAGAGCTTGTGCTTGCGGCAGGTTGTACATCAGTAGGTTTATGTGCAGGAGCTGATTTCGCTCAAGAGGAAGTTGAGAAAGTATTGCCTCGAAATACTTGTTCGTTAATTAAATCATTCTTTGGTTTCAAATTAGGTAAGGTTTGTCCTTATATGGAAGTTTCAGACCTTATTGTGGGTGAGAATACCTGTGATGGAAAGAAAAAATCATTTGAGATATTTAGTCAGATGGTGCCAAATTTCTTTCAAATGGATCTACCTCAAAACAAGACTTCAATGGCAAGGAAATTATTAAAGCATGAATATGAATCTTTTGTTGCTAAGTTAGAGGAGATGACAGGCAAAAGAATCGGCGTGAAAGATTTGAAACAAGGAATTTCTACGGTAAATGCAAAGCGAAATGCCTTAGCCCGTTTGTCGAAACTTCGTACGGCTAATCCAAGTCCAATTTCCGGATTGGATGCTTTATTAATCAATCAAATTGCTTTTTTGGATAATCCGGTTCGATTTACTGAGAAAGTAAACGTTTTATGTGATGAACTGGAATTGCTGGTAAAAGAAAAGAAAGGCGTAAAAGTTGAAAACGCTCCTCGTGTTGTTATTTCAGGCTGTCCTATGGCAATTCCAAATTGGAAAGTCCCTGCTGTAATTGAAGCTTCCAGTGCTGTCATTGTCGGCGAAGAATCATGTATTGGTGAGCGTGGTCAGCGAAACACAACTGACGCTTCTGCAGATACCATTGGGGGGCTTATGGATGCGGTTGTTGATCGTTATTTTAAAATTGATTGTGCCGTATTTACACCAAATCAGGAACGGGTAGAGCACATCAAAGAGATGGCTAAAAATACGAATGCTGATGGTGTGATTCATTACGGGCTTCAATTTTGTCAGCCTTATATTATGGAATCTTTTTCTGTAGAAAAAACGTTGGAAAAAGATGGAGTTTCTGTTCTGAGATTAGAAACTGATTATAGTCAGGAAGATATGGGGCAATTATCAACGCGAATAGAAGCCTTTGTTGAAATTATTAAATAAAATAAATTGCAATTATAAGACGGAGAACTTAGCGGTTTCTCTGTCTTTTTGTTTTTATCCGAATGTGATATTGAATTGATAGCATGAGACAGGCAGGAATAGATGTGGGCTCTAGAAGCATTGAATTGGTTGTAATTGAAGAAGGAAAGGTTGTTGTGAGCAGACAAGCCGAATCTGGTTACAATCCGGTTGAGCGTGTTCAGGAATTAATTGCTGATATTTCGTTCGATAAGGTGATGGCCACGGGGTATGGACGGGCAAGTCTTGAGATTGCCTTTGATTATCCGACCATAACAGAGATTAAAGCATATGGAATAGGTGCCACAACATTACATCCTGATATTCGGGGAATTCTTGATATTGGAGGGCAGGACACCAAGGTGATATCTTTGAATGAAAATGGAAAAGTGTTTAAATTTGAGATGAATGATAAATGTGCTGCCGGTACCGGTAAATTCCTGGAATTGATGGCAACAAGTTTAGGCTATCAGCAAAATACCCTCGGTTTAGAAGCACTAAAGGGACAGGAGGGAATAGAAATTAACAGCATGTGTGCCGTATTTGCCGAGTCGGAGGTTACTTCTCTTTTGGCAAAAGGTTGTCAGCGGGCTGATATTGCTTTGGCTATTCATCAATCGGTGTGCCGACGTGCTGTTGGAATGATTAAACGCCAGGATTTAAAAACCCCAATTCTATTTGCTGGAGGTGTTGCAAATAATGCATGTATGATTCATCTTTTGAAACAGACTTTTGGTGATGATTTGATTATCCCGGAATCTCCTCAGTTTGTTGGTGCATATGGAGCTGCTGTTTTGGCTGGATGTTTATAAAAACCAAAAAAGTCATCTTTAGGTGACTTTTGTAATTGCTTGAGATAAAGGAATTACCTGTATTCCTTTTTTTCGAATTGTTTCAGTTTATCAATGTCACGTTGAAATCTTTCCATTAAATCTTCCGAAAAAGAATTAATCAATTTATGCTCCTTTAAAGTAGTTCCATCAGAGGCATCAGCAACAATCTTCATGGCGGTAATGAATTCATCGTATTGTGGCGCTGGTCCATATACATGACAAAAATTAATTACTTTATTATAGATTTCTTCAACTGAAGAGTTATGCGACTCCTCAAACTCAAACGACCACAATATTTCAGAACCAAGAGCATGATTTTTCAATAGTTGTGTAAGAGTTTCTTTTTCTTCTTTCTTAATTATTCCATCAGCCTTTGCCAGGGCATAAAGCAGTTCCCCAAATACTTCGTATAATTTTTCTTCCTTTTTCATTTCTTTTTAGTAAGATACCAAATTTCATAAATTCTCCATAGTTCAAGGTACTATAATTGAGTGAGAATTGCGTAAAGAAATTATCATACCATAATGGAATACATTAATTTTGCGTCAATTGGTATTAAAATACAGAGGTAGACCAATTACAACCAAATTTGAGCGGATTATCGTACTATTTTGAATTGGTCTTAAGCTCCTCAGGAGCTATATATAAGAATAGGATAAATCAATAAAGGACTTTAATTCTTTATTGATTAATGGCTTTTAGTATTCTGCGGGCACGGGAACAGTAACCTGCGCTTCCATTTTCCATTTGTTCTTCGATAACAAGAGTCAGTTCATTTTGGATATCGGGTTCTTGTAAGGAAAAATTGTATAGAATTTGCATAGCATACACTTTTATAGCAATTGCAGATGTTCTGGAAATCAATGCATCGAAGCAGTAATTGATAAAATCCCCGGATATATTGCTTGGAAGAAGTTCTAAACTAATCAGTTTTAAATATTGGCGTGATTTGCTTTCGTTGGTAAGAGACGGGACAAGTTTAATTATTTGAGGAAGATACAAGCGAACCAAATCAGGAGCAATATCATAAACCTTATCTAAAATCCAAGTGGCCCGCCAGGAATGTTTCTCATTGCTGATACAAATATCCCATAGTTCATTCATATAAGCAGGATTTTTAGCAATACTCTGAGCAACCAATTTAGCTTCTTCTTTTACCGGAAAAGGGTCGAGTAGTTTCTTAAGTTCCATTGAATTTAGAATTATTGGTTTTCTTAAAACGGCAACCTGCTTAACTCCACATTTCCGCCCGAAAGAATAATTCCAACTTTTTGGCCTTTGTATTTTTTCTTCTCTTTTATTAAAGCAGCAAGAGCGACTGCACTGGATGGTTCTGCAATGATCTTCATTCGCTCCCAAATCAGCCTCATTGCCGCAATTATTTCTTTTTCTTCCACTCTGATAATCTCTTCAACATGTTCCTTAATAATTGGAAATGTTTTATCTCCCAATGAGGTTAGCAAACCATCTGCAATAGTTTGAGGATTGGTTTGCGGAACAATTTCACCTTTTTGCATAGATTGCCAGGCATCATCAGCACCCATAGGTTCACCAGCTATTATTTTTGTGTTTGGCGAAAAATAATGTGCGGCTAAAGCTGTACCGGATAGTAAACCTCCGCCACCAACAGGAGCGAAAATTGCATCCAAATCATCATGATCTTCAATCAATTCCATTGCAGCGGTTGCTTGTCCTTCAATTACCTGATAATCATTGTAGGGATGCAAAAAAACCGCCCCGGTTTTATTGACAACTTCGTTTAGAGTAGTTTCTCTTGCCTCAAGGGTTGGTATGCATTCAATAATTTCTCCACCGTAACCTTTTACCGCTGTTTTCTTTATTTCAGGAGCATTCGAGGGCATTACAATGTATGCTTTAATGCCTTGCGCTTTTGCGGCAAGCGCTATTGCCTGAGCAAAATTGCCCGATGAATGAGTGGCAACTCCAAATTCTTTTTCTGTTTCTGATAGTTGAAGAATAGCATTTGTAGCTCCACGCATTTTAAACGCGCCCATTTTCTGAAAATTTTCACATTTAAAGTAGATATCAGCTCCAACAATTTGGTTGATGAGTTGAGAGCTCATAACAGGTGTTCGATGAATGAATTTTTGAATTCTTTTGTGTGCTTCCTGTAAACTTTCTTTTGTGATAATCATTTTGTTGGAGTTTTTGGTTTGTGATTGTAACCCGACCAAAGCCGGGTTACAAATGAGCTTGAATCTTATAATGAAATTCCACTTTGCAAGTATTTCAAAAGAAGAAATTATTTCATTGCTTCAAGTGAATCTTTTGCTGCTTGAATGGTTTTATCAAGCATCTCATAGGTCAATGAATTAGATAGGAAATAACTTTCGAATGATGATGGAGGAAGATAAATTCCTCTTTTTAGCATTTCATGAAAGAATTTTGGGAAATTTTCGTTGTTAGCGGTTGCTGCAGTGTCAAAATCCACCACATCAACATCAGTAAAGAAAACACTAATCATGGAGCCACAACGGTTAATTTTGTAAGCGAACCCCGATTCCGAAAGCACCTTATCCAATCCTTTGTGAAGATATTCTGTTTTATCCGCAAGTTCAGTGAAGTAGTGAGGGTTCTCGTTAAGCTCTTTTAACAGGGTTAATCCTGCAATCATAGCAATAGGGTTACCGGATAAGGTTCCTGCCTGATAAACTGGTCCAACAGGCGAAACGACCTTCATGATTTCGTCGGGTCCGGCATAAGCTCCAACAGGCATTCCGCCACCAATCACTTTACCGAAAGTTACCAAATCGGCTTTAACGCCAAAATATTCCTGAGCACCACCTTTTCCCAGGCGGAAACCAGACATTACTTCGTCAAAAATCAACAGTATTCCTTCTTTATCACATAGTTCACGTAAATCTTCCAGAAATCCTTTTTTAGGAAGTACACAGCCCATGTTTCCAGCAATTGCTTCCACTATAATAGCCGCAATTTCACCTTTATTTTCTGCAGCCAATTGTTTTACGTCTTCAATGTTATTGTACTTGGCAGTTAGTGTGTCGTTTGCTGTACCAGGAGTAACACCCGGTGAATTTGGTACCCCAAAGGTACTTGCTCCGCTGCCGGCTTTAATTAGGAATGAATCGGCATGACCGTGATAACAGCCTTCAAATTTGATAAATTTATTTCGGCCGGTATAACCTCTGGCCACACGAATGGCACTCATACATGCTTCGGTACCGGAATTAACCATTCTTACCTTATCAATATTTGGCACCATGTCTACAATTAATTTGGCAATTTCAATTTCCAATTCGGTAGGAGCTCCAAAGGAGGTTGAATCTTCAACTTTTGCCTTAATGGCATCTATAACTTTAGGATATGCATGTCCCAAGATCATTGGTCCCCATGATGAGATGTAATCGATGTACTCGTTTCCATCAACATCGGTAAGAATACTTCCTTTTGCTTTTTTGATAAAGACAGGAGTTCCGCCAACAGATTTAAATGCTCTAACCGGTGAGTTTACACCTCCGGGAATGTATTTGTTGGCCTCTGTAAATAATTCGGAACTTCTTTTGTATTGATGCATAATGGTATAGGTTTTATGAATTTAAGTAATTGTGACAAATTTCGAGTAAGGAATAAACGTTTGTATTTTCAGACATGACAACATGTTCGGAAAAATCCAGCAATTTTACTGCGGTTGTACTTCCAATAGCGAAACAGGGAACAGTTTCGTTTATTTTGTATTTGCTAAAAAAGCTGTGAACAGCGCTAGGACTGCAAAAACAGATGGCATCAAAATCAGTAAGAGTTACATCCGGTTGATACAAATTTGTTTGGTAGCACTCTATTTCTTCAAAATCAAATTCTTTTTCAGTCATAAAATCAGAAATATTAGTTTGTCTTAAATTTCCTGAAAAATGAATGTAAGAGGAGGCGCTTTGTTTTTCGAGCAATTCAATTAAAGATTGCGAGTTGTGCTGTTTTGGAAGTATAGCGGTGATTCCAATTTTTA is a genomic window containing:
- the hemA gene encoding glutamyl-tRNA reductase; its protein translation is MSSQIRENLQKLFVLGISYKKTALDVRGKFSFTAEQQENLLKEAKENQIDGFVVLSTCNRTEIYAHTSQSEFITDLFLKYSEGNREDFDSHGYTLFGNDCIHHLYRVTSGLDSQIIGDFQIVGQVKNAVQLSEEKGMVNPFLNRLFSFAFQASKKIKTNTEISKGAASVSHAAVQYIKDKVSTLESCNFLLYGTGDIGKDTCGNLLKHMNNRSLTLINRTEARAEALAGKFNVKHQPVSELVEEVNKAEVIIVATGAPQPTLLPEHFNGSDQCKLILDLSVPRNVHPEIDKLDHVLVITVDELSKHISDAIQQRKDCIPQAEGIIYGSISEFYSWLEVKYLSPVIIALKENLQKVQRKELDYHKNKLTDDELKKVEHITSNIVNKIARACINHLKDHHKKQSSPMETIDMIFKDMDS
- a CDS encoding uroporphyrinogen-III synthase; its protein translation is MSLTDKKNILFTRSLSSEHIMYAEELGLTVTAKPFIQIDLIPLSKEKTDLINSKPESNWIFTSQNAVKSISGNLSSLIALEEKKVFAVGEKTAEELLKIGITAILPKQHNSQSLIELLEKQSASSYIHFSGNLRQTNISDFMTEKEFDFEEIECYQTNLYQPDVTLTDFDAICFCSPSAVHSFFSKYKINETVPCFAIGSTTAVKLLDFSEHVVMSENTNVYSLLEICHNYLNS
- the hemB gene encoding porphobilinogen synthase; this translates as MSLRPLFPDTRLRRLRYSKVVRNMVAETSLSVDNLIMPLFVCPGENVQNPIKSMPGNDQLSVDMLVKKCGELLESGVKSVLLFGIPESKDEDGTVATHEHGIVQKATRAIKETYPEMYIIADICNCEYTTHGHCGTIVDGDVDNDQTLVTLAAQAVSLAEAGVDMVAPSDMMDGRIGYMRKALDENCFEKMPIMAYSAKYASGFYGPFRDAADSAPQFGDRSTYQMDPRNSDEAIREVEMDIAEGADIVMVKPALSYLDVIYRVKNEFNVPVAAYNVSGEFSMVKAAEANDWIDGKRVMMEIMTSIRRAGADIIITYHAKEVADILNGKM
- the hemE gene encoding uroporphyrinogen decarboxylase; translated protein: MSQSIFLDTINGIKRERPPVWFMRQAGRVLPSYMKLREKYGFKEMMENPELAAQVTLLPIHDLGVDAAILFSDILVIPEALGMELSFEGKGPSFATALKDVADPLSFLSEKPEKLEHIYKAIDRILETKPADIPLIGFCGGPLTTLCYMYQGFSRNQNFPDFVPAIYRDKALMKKVVAKITEMSIHYALKQVEHGVKAFQLFETHAGLIPVELYKEVFLPSVKAILGAVRETGVKTIYLPKGLGTGINMVNYDLCDCVSVDWQMPLHEVRGIVGEEMILQGNFDPRILEATPQAIDQEFEYFLNYGRKDHKWIFNLGHGLLPSIPVENVEYLVKKVKESDWGR
- a CDS encoding double-cubane-cluster-containing anaerobic reductase, which encodes MTDYTKMWTDLGLDLDNHDALLENLGGAYQSIFMSQEHRPEAMGYFDFVMSEAHGLRIQELRDEQKAGRKIIGSFCVFVPEELVLAAGCTSVGLCAGADFAQEEVEKVLPRNTCSLIKSFFGFKLGKVCPYMEVSDLIVGENTCDGKKKSFEIFSQMVPNFFQMDLPQNKTSMARKLLKHEYESFVAKLEEMTGKRIGVKDLKQGISTVNAKRNALARLSKLRTANPSPISGLDALLINQIAFLDNPVRFTEKVNVLCDELELLVKEKKGVKVENAPRVVISGCPMAIPNWKVPAVIEASSAVIVGEESCIGERGQRNTTDASADTIGGLMDAVVDRYFKIDCAVFTPNQERVEHIKEMAKNTNADGVIHYGLQFCQPYIMESFSVEKTLEKDGVSVLRLETDYSQEDMGQLSTRIEAFVEIIK
- the hemC gene encoding hydroxymethylbilane synthase produces the protein MISKMKIVVATRPSLLAYTQTMQTVELLRNANPEIEFEVKKFSTQGDRVLNRSLTEFGGTGVFVKELEHALLENEADIAIHSLKDVPSAHPAGLQLAAFPEREDARDVFLTRDGSSIEDMPEGFVLGTGSPRRRVQFANLRKDIEFKEIRGNIDSRFQKLMLGEYDAIILAAAGLNRMGKEYDENLLMDIDLCIPAIGQGAIAIECRSNDPETIAILQKVNHRDTEIAVKAERAFMAEIEGGCKFPLAAHAVVSDNILNMVAIVGDLKTNQFIVEGIEVSVDESAENAKQLAIKMKTICKEKGINFYL
- a CDS encoding pyridoxal-phosphate dependent enzyme → MIITKESLQEAHKRIQKFIHRTPVMSSQLINQIVGADIYFKCENFQKMGAFKMRGATNAILQLSETEKEFGVATHSSGNFAQAIALAAKAQGIKAYIVMPSNAPEIKKTAVKGYGGEIIECIPTLEARETTLNEVVNKTGAVFLHPYNDYQVIEGQATAAMELIEDHDDLDAIFAPVGGGGLLSGTALAAHYFSPNTKIIAGEPMGADDAWQSMQKGEIVPQTNPQTIADGLLTSLGDKTFPIIKEHVEEIIRVEEKEIIAAMRLIWERMKIIAEPSSAVALAALIKEKKKYKGQKVGIILSGGNVELSRLPF
- the hemL gene encoding glutamate-1-semialdehyde 2,1-aminomutase yields the protein MHQYKRSSELFTEANKYIPGGVNSPVRAFKSVGGTPVFIKKAKGSILTDVDGNEYIDYISSWGPMILGHAYPKVIDAIKAKVEDSTSFGAPTELEIEIAKLIVDMVPNIDKVRMVNSGTEACMSAIRVARGYTGRNKFIKFEGCYHGHADSFLIKAGSGASTFGVPNSPGVTPGTANDTLTAKYNNIEDVKQLAAENKGEIAAIIVEAIAGNMGCVLPKKGFLEDLRELCDKEGILLIFDEVMSGFRLGKGGAQEYFGVKADLVTFGKVIGGGMPVGAYAGPDEIMKVVSPVGPVYQAGTLSGNPIAMIAGLTLLKELNENPHYFTELADKTEYLHKGLDKVLSESGFAYKINRCGSMISVFFTDVDVVDFDTAATANNENFPKFFHEMLKRGIYLPPSSFESYFLSNSLTYEMLDKTIQAAKDSLEAMK
- a CDS encoding acyl-CoA dehydratase activase — translated: MRQAGIDVGSRSIELVVIEEGKVVVSRQAESGYNPVERVQELIADISFDKVMATGYGRASLEIAFDYPTITEIKAYGIGATTLHPDIRGILDIGGQDTKVISLNENGKVFKFEMNDKCAAGTGKFLELMATSLGYQQNTLGLEALKGQEGIEINSMCAVFAESEVTSLLAKGCQRADIALAIHQSVCRRAVGMIKRQDLKTPILFAGGVANNACMIHLLKQTFGDDLIIPESPQFVGAYGAAVLAGCL